A portion of the Leptospira wolbachii serovar Codice str. CDC genome contains these proteins:
- a CDS encoding RNA-binding domain-containing protein → MESNRIEYKRELNDSLEKVVISFLNSKDGGILYLGIDDKTHQALGLSQFDETQLKVKDRLKNNILPSILGLFDLIHESRDGLDVLKINVASGPEKPYYLKKAGLSEAGCFIRVGNATESMPTRMIEELLKKRLNPSLTKIRSPRQDLRFEQLKIYYQEHKLTLGDQFLSNLELLDEDGKLNYAAYLLSDENGNSVQVAKYAGKDRVELIESKEYGRVCLVKTCKMVLDKLELENRIQTEITGKERIDTPLWEIVPLREAIINAIVHNDYAGELVPKFEIFSDRLEITSAGIVSPGKEQDEFFQGYSKPRNKVLMRVFKDLGIVEFLGSGLPRILQTYPREHFHFSANFLRITFPMSEKSSEKSSEKSSEKSSEKSSEKSSEKSSEKSSEKIAKFLRNHPGATISDLASETGLTTRAVEKNLKTLQSEGKIKRIGPDKGGHWEVSP, encoded by the coding sequence ATGGAATCGAATCGGATTGAGTACAAAAGGGAATTGAATGATAGCTTAGAGAAAGTGGTCATCAGTTTTCTCAATTCTAAAGATGGTGGAATTCTTTATTTGGGAATTGATGACAAAACTCATCAAGCTTTAGGTCTTTCGCAATTTGATGAAACACAATTGAAGGTAAAAGATCGGTTAAAGAATAACATTTTGCCATCTATCCTTGGTTTGTTTGATTTAATCCATGAAAGTAGAGATGGATTGGATGTTTTAAAAATCAATGTGGCCTCTGGCCCAGAAAAACCGTATTACTTAAAAAAGGCGGGACTCTCCGAGGCCGGCTGTTTTATCCGAGTGGGCAATGCGACGGAATCTATGCCGACTCGAATGATAGAGGAACTACTTAAAAAAAGACTGAATCCTTCTCTTACGAAAATCAGATCTCCCAGACAAGACCTTCGTTTTGAACAGCTTAAAATTTATTACCAAGAACACAAACTTACGCTCGGCGATCAATTTTTATCCAACCTAGAACTATTGGATGAAGATGGAAAACTTAATTATGCCGCATACTTACTGTCTGATGAAAATGGAAATTCGGTGCAAGTTGCTAAGTATGCGGGCAAAGACCGAGTCGAACTGATCGAATCCAAAGAGTATGGTAGAGTATGTCTCGTAAAAACCTGCAAGATGGTTTTGGACAAATTGGAACTTGAAAATCGGATCCAAACAGAAATCACAGGAAAGGAAAGAATCGATACACCGTTATGGGAAATCGTTCCCTTACGTGAGGCGATCATCAATGCCATTGTTCACAACGATTATGCGGGCGAACTAGTTCCCAAATTTGAAATTTTCTCCGACCGATTGGAAATCACCTCCGCGGGAATCGTCTCACCAGGAAAGGAACAGGACGAATTCTTTCAAGGTTACTCCAAACCCCGCAACAAAGTTTTGATGCGTGTTTTTAAAGATTTGGGAATCGTTGAGTTTCTCGGATCAGGTTTACCCAGAATTCTCCAAACTTATCCCAGAGAGCATTTCCATTTTAGTGCCAATTTTCTCCGAATCACCTTCCCGATGTCGGAGAAAAGTTCGGAGAAAAGTTCGGAGAAAAGTTCGGAGAAAAGTTCGGAGAAAAGTTCGGAGAAAAGTTCGGAGAAAAGTTCGGAGAAAAGTTCGGAGAAAATTGCGAAGTTCCTGCGTAATCATCCAGGAGCCACGATATCCGATTTAGCGAGTGAAACTGGACTTACTACCAGAGCAGTAGAGAAAAACTTAAAAACCTTGCAATCCGAAGGCAAAATCAAACGCATCGGACCCGACAAAGGCGGACACTGGGAGGTCTCCCCATGA
- a CDS encoding type I restriction-modification system subunit M, whose product MAIGTLIKSIQDIMRKDVGVDGDAQRISQMVWLLFLKIFDDKEKEWKLTLKDYKSPLASRFQWSNWASNSEGMTGEELIDFVNNNLFPALKKLATQAGVSAQGRVVGSVFEDAYNYMKSGTLLRQVINTIEEDLDFNNSTDRHLFNDIYEKILADLQSAGNAGEYYTPRAVTQFMVDIIDPKLGESILDPACGTGGFLTTSIEHLKKQVKSPKDKQVLQTTIHGVEKKPLPHMLALTNMMLHGIEVPTNILHDNTLSRPLKDYSPKDRVDIIITNPPFGGMEEDGIENNFPKKYQTRETADLFMALIMHLLKHDTGRAAVVLPDGFLFGEGTKTNLKRELLEEFNLHTIVRLPKGVFSPYTGINTNLLFIEKGGPTKQVWFFEHPYPSGYKSYSRSKPLTIAEFDLEKKWWNKRKETEFAWKVSAKDIAARNYNLDFKNPHVVDVVHRDPEELAREYEEISADLNKVRDKLKQELMLALGNQ is encoded by the coding sequence ATGGCAATCGGAACCTTAATCAAATCGATTCAAGATATTATGCGAAAAGACGTGGGTGTCGACGGAGATGCTCAACGAATCAGCCAGATGGTATGGTTACTCTTTTTAAAGATTTTTGATGACAAAGAAAAAGAATGGAAACTGACCCTCAAAGATTATAAATCCCCACTTGCCTCGCGCTTTCAGTGGAGTAACTGGGCTTCCAATTCCGAAGGGATGACTGGGGAAGAACTCATTGATTTTGTGAATAACAATCTTTTCCCGGCATTAAAGAAACTGGCAACACAGGCTGGTGTGAGCGCGCAAGGAAGAGTGGTTGGTAGTGTTTTTGAAGATGCTTACAACTATATGAAATCGGGCACCTTACTTCGACAGGTGATCAACACCATTGAAGAAGATTTGGACTTTAATAACTCCACCGACAGACATTTGTTCAATGATATTTATGAAAAGATTCTGGCTGATTTGCAATCGGCAGGGAATGCTGGTGAATACTATACTCCAAGAGCTGTAACTCAGTTTATGGTGGACATCATCGATCCCAAACTCGGTGAATCGATTTTGGATCCGGCTTGTGGGACTGGCGGGTTTCTTACCACATCCATCGAACATTTAAAAAAGCAGGTCAAATCACCTAAAGACAAACAGGTTTTGCAGACGACCATCCATGGTGTTGAGAAAAAGCCACTTCCGCATATGTTGGCACTTACCAATATGATGCTTCACGGGATTGAAGTTCCGACAAATATTCTTCATGACAATACGCTCAGTCGTCCCTTAAAAGATTATTCTCCAAAAGATCGAGTAGATATTATCATCACCAATCCTCCGTTTGGCGGAATGGAAGAGGATGGAATTGAGAATAATTTTCCTAAAAAATACCAAACCCGGGAAACTGCTGATTTGTTTATGGCTCTCATCATGCACCTACTCAAACATGATACGGGTCGTGCGGCAGTGGTGTTACCTGATGGATTTTTGTTTGGAGAAGGTACGAAAACCAATCTCAAACGAGAGTTACTCGAAGAATTTAACTTACATACAATTGTGCGCCTTCCCAAAGGTGTGTTTAGCCCATATACGGGGATCAATACCAACCTTCTTTTTATTGAAAAGGGAGGTCCCACCAAACAGGTTTGGTTTTTTGAACACCCGTATCCATCTGGGTACAAATCGTATTCACGTTCAAAACCTTTGACGATTGCGGAATTTGACCTCGAGAAAAAATGGTGGAACAAACGAAAAGAAACGGAATTTGCCTGGAAGGTGAGTGCTAAAGACATCGCGGCTCGTAATTATAATCTGGATTTTAAAAATCCGCATGTGGTGGATGTAGTGCACCGTGATCCAGAGGAACTCGCGCGTGAGTATGAAGAAATTTCTGCTGATCTAAACAAGGTTAGAGACAAGCTGAAACAAGAGCTGATGTTAGCATTGGGGAACCAATAG